The genomic interval GCTCTGGAGCAGTTTTGGGATTAATGGTGTCGTTGGTGCTAACGTCGTGCGCCAATAGCCCTCTGGGGCAACAAGTGTCGCGATCGATCGCCGCCGATCCAGAGTTAACGACGGAAAGCCCTAGCCCAGACGCAACGCCTACCCCCGAAGTAACCGCTTCGCCCACCGAAGTGCCCCAAGCCGAACAACCCTCGCCCAGCCCAACGCCCCAAACTCCGGAGGAGGCAGATCTGGCGAACCTCTCCCCCAAAGACTTTACGGATTTAGACCAAGCCCCGGAGGAACTCCAGGGGTATGTAAAAGACTTAGCCGAGCTGGGTATCCTCACACCCAAAGGGTCGGGCGATCAGGGGCTACTGTTTGCCCCCAATGATCCAATCTCGCGGCGAGAGTTTGCCCAATGGCTGATTACGGCCAATAACCGACTGTACAGCGATCGCCCCGAAAATCGGATTCGGCTAGGCGTGACCACGGCTGATCCGGTCTTCCAAGATGTGGCCAGTACCAGCCCCGACTTTGCCTACATTCAGGGTCTGGCGGAGGCGGGAATTATCCCCAGTCGTCTCAGCGGGAGTGCCACCACCACCACCTTTCGTCCCGGTGCGCCCCTTACCCGCCAAGATGCCCTACGCTGGAAAGTACCCCTAGACGTGCGGAAACCGTTGCCAACGGCCACCGTCGATGCCGTGCAGCAAACCTGGGGCTTTCAAGATGCCAACCAAATTGATCCCAATGCCCTCAAAGCGGTATTGGGCGATTATCAAAACGGCTCCCAGGCCAACATTCGTCGCGCCTTTGGCTACACCACCCTCCTCCAGCCCCAAAAATCAATCACCCGTGCTGAA from Synechococcales cyanobacterium T60_A2020_003 carries:
- a CDS encoding S-layer homology domain-containing protein, with translation MVKRSGAVLGLMVSLVLTSCANSPLGQQVSRSIAADPELTTESPSPDATPTPEVTASPTEVPQAEQPSPSPTPQTPEEADLANLSPKDFTDLDQAPEELQGYVKDLAELGILTPKGSGDQGLLFAPNDPISRREFAQWLITANNRLYSDRPENRIRLGVTTADPVFQDVASTSPDFAYIQGLAEAGIIPSRLSGSATTTTFRPGAPLTRQDALRWKVPLDVRKPLPTATVDAVQQTWGFQDANQIDPNALKAVLGDYQNGSQANIRRAFGYTTLLQPQKSITRAE